Part of the Wolbachia endosymbiont (group B) of Eucosma cana genome, GAGAGTAGTCAAGTTTTAAAACTTGACTACTCTCCAAGGAAAAGCAGATAAAGGTAGAAGTATTTCATGTTTTTATTTATATTGACAGTATGTGTAACATCATTTACGATTAGTGTTAATAACAATAATTGATATTTGTCATGTTTGCAGTAATCGAAACTGGTGGAAAGCAGTATTTAGTAAAAAAAGGCAGCATAATTAAAGTAGAAAGATTACAAGCTGAAGAAAAAGAGGAAGTGGAAATCAATAAAGTGATTTGTGTTTCAAGTAATGGCTTATCTTGTTCATCTAATGCTGTTGTTAAAGCTGAAGTACTGGAGCAGTGTAGAGATAAAAAAATTATAATCTTTAAGAAAAAGAGAAGAAAAAATTACCGTAGGAAAAATGGTCATAGGCAGTATATTACTGTTCTTCGTATCAATGAAATTAGTCTTCAAAAGTAAGAGGTAAGATATGGCAACTAAAAAATCAGGTGGTAGTTCCTGTAATGGTAGAGATTCGGCAGGGCGTCGGCTCGGGATAAAGAAGAATGGTGAGGTTATTCCAGGTAACATAATTGTACGTCAAAGAGGTACAAAATTTCATCCTGGAAAGAATGTTGGTATGGGTAAAGATCATACGATTTTTGCTAAAACGAAAGGCTGGGTGAGTTTTAGAAAATCAGCAAATAAAAAGACGTTTATTGATGTTGTGCCTACAGATGATATGCAAGCCTTGGCTTGAATAGATACGGGTCTGTAGCTCAGGTGGTTAGAGCGCACGCCTGATAAGCGTGAGGTCGGAGGTTCAACTCTTCCCAGACCCACCATTTAAATTTGCAATAGTTTTGATATTGTGTAACTAAACGATGGTTTTACATAAGAATTCAGTAACCAGTGAATCAGTAGCAGCCGGTCATCCAGACAAAGTAGCAGACCAGATTTCAGATGCAATACTTGACGAATACCTTTTTAATGACTCTTCCTCTCGTACTGCAATAGAGACTTTAGTTACTAAAGATAATGTTATTATAGCTGGGGAAGTATTTGGGCCGAACATTGAAAATAGCAAGATTGAAAGTATTGTACGGAATACAATAAAAGGTATTGGTTATGAGCATGATGGTTTCCACTGGGAAACAGTGAAAGTAAATATATTGCTACATGAACAATCAAATGACATTGCAATAGGTGTGGATCAAGGTGCTGGGGATCAGGGCATAATGTATGGCTATGCAACAATAGAGACAGAAAGCCTCATGCCGGCACCCATTTTTTATGCACACTCGATTCTGAGAAATATCATGAGTATGGTCAAAGGGGTAAAGCTTGGTCCGGATGCAAAATCGCAAATCACTTTGGCGTATGAGAATAACCTTCCAGTGCGTGCTGAAAGTATTGTTGTTTCAATACAGCATCTTGAGGATCTGAGTCAATCGAAAGTGAAGGAAATAATTTATCCTTACATAGCTTCATCTTTACCTGAAGGGTGGATGTGCCCTAAAGAAAATCTCTTAGTCAATCCAACAGGTAGATTTGTTATTGGTGGACCAGTTGGTGATTGTGGATTAACCGGACGAAAAATTA contains:
- the metK gene encoding methionine adenosyltransferase → MVLHKNSVTSESVAAGHPDKVADQISDAILDEYLFNDSSSRTAIETLVTKDNVIIAGEVFGPNIENSKIESIVRNTIKGIGYEHDGFHWETVKVNILLHEQSNDIAIGVDQGAGDQGIMYGYATIETESLMPAPIFYAHSILRNIMSMVKGVKLGPDAKSQITLAYENNLPVRAESIVVSIQHLEDLSQSKVKEIIYPYIASSLPEGWMCPKENLLVNPTGRFVIGGPVGDCGLTGRKIMVDTYGGYIPHGGGAFSGKDATKVDRSAAYMARYLAKNIVFAGLAERCLVQLSYAIGVSKPTSFYIDTFGTNTIDEERIKGFIEGNIDLSTKGIIRHLSLNRPIYKRTACYGHFGKESESDGGFSWEGVDLSTDFCKEFNIEEKKREFL
- the rplU gene encoding 50S ribosomal protein L21 yields the protein MFAVIETGGKQYLVKKGSIIKVERLQAEEKEEVEINKVICVSSNGLSCSSNAVVKAEVLEQCRDKKIIIFKKKRRKNYRRKNGHRQYITVLRINEISLQK
- the rpmA gene encoding 50S ribosomal protein L27; translation: MATKKSGGSSCNGRDSAGRRLGIKKNGEVIPGNIIVRQRGTKFHPGKNVGMGKDHTIFAKTKGWVSFRKSANKKTFIDVVPTDDMQALA